The genomic DNA AAGACGGTGGGCTCTGCGATGCGCGCCACCTCGTCGAAGGCGACCATGACATCGGTGGTGGTGGGGGCGAAGGAGCGCTTGCCCATGAGCGTCTCGCTCGCGTCGTGCAGCCCCCGCACCGCCGACCAGCAGCACAGGCGCTTGCCACGGCGCCGGGCGACCTCGGCCAGGGCGTCTTCCACCCGTTCCTCTTCGAACGAGGTCACGTAGATGATGGGATACCGAGCGCGGATCAGCGTCTCGAGCTCGGTCTCGACGTCAGCGGGGGACGACGGCTCGGGGGCGGTTGTGGGTGGCGTGCTCATCTCGATGAGAGGCGTTCGATGAGATCGGGCCCGTCCCCTGGAGATAGACGTGCTCAGGGTGGGGATGGCTGAGGAAGTCGTGGTGGGAGATGGCCCACCCATACGCTCCGGCGATCTCGAACACGATCACGTCACCCACGGCAATCTCATCGACGGGGGCGTCGAAGGCCAGCACGTCCTTCGGCGTGCAGAGCTGGCCGCACACCGTCAGGGTCACGTCGCGCATGGCGGGGCGTGGGTAGGGGCGCAGCCATGTCTCGACGCGTGTCACCGAGAAGGGGTGGCTGTGGCGCCACGACACGGGCAGGCGGAAGTGGTGCGTGCCCCCGCGCACGATGGCGTAGGCGCGCCCATGGTTGGTCTTGAGGTCGAGCACCTCGGTGGCGTACCAGCCGTGCTCGGCCACGAGATATCGACCGCACTCGAAGTTGAGGAATCCGGGGGGCAGCCCTTTGACGATGGGGGCCAGGCCCGTGGTGAAGGCTGTCCAGTCGAACTGCCGACCACCGTCATAGCGCACGCCGATGCCGCCACCGGCGTTCACGTGTCGCAGGTCGATCTCCAGATCGCGGGCCCAGGCGTGGGCACGCTCGAGATATTCCGCGACCAGGGCGCAGTGTGCGGCGGCATCCATCTGGTTCGACACCGAGTGGAAGTGGAAGCCTTCTACATCGACGGCAGGCAGGGTGCGCGCCAGGGCCGTCACCGACGGCACGTCGGCTTCATCGATGCCGAACTGGGTGGGCACGCCGGACATGTGGAGCGTTCCATCGGCAACGATGCGCGTCAGGTTGACGCGTAGCAGAACGGGGATGCGTGTTCCGCGGCGCGCGCCCAGGGCCGCCACGCGCTGCAGCTCGTGCGCGCTCTCGACGTGCAGACGCTCGATGCCGGCGTCGAGGGCGGCTTCGAGCTCGACATCGGTCTTGCCCGGGCCGCCGAAGATGAGAGGCAGCGTGCGCGAGACGCCGCGGGCCTTTTCGATCTCTCCCCCCGACGCGACCTCGAACCCGTCGATCTGGCGTGCCAGCGTCTCGAGCACCGGGTGCTCGGCGTTGGCCTTCATGGCGTAGTACATGCGCACGCCAGGGGGAAGGGTGGCGCGGATGCGGTCGGCGCGGTGCGCGATCTCGTCGAGGTCGATGAGAAAGGCGCAGACCGGCGTCTCGCCCACCCGTTCGTGTATCGCTTCCAGCACGCGGCGGGGCGTCATGCGAGCGCCTCGGCTTCGGTGCGGATGCGATGCAGCGGATTGGAGACCGCGTGCTCGTGCACCTCGGTCTCGGGAAACATGCGTCGGTTCGTCAGGCGCTCGACCGAGATGGTGGGCGCGTACAGATCGAAGGGAGAGGCGTCGGCGCCGTGCGCGCGCGCCTGTTCTTCGACCATGGCCCAGAACCGTCGCTCGCTGAGCCCGTAGTGGCGTTCGAGGAAGAAGCCCAGCTCGGCGATGTTGATGAAGAAGAAGGCGTCGAGCACGAAGTCGGCCACCTTGCGTGGGCTGTCGCAGGTGATGAACGAGTTCCGGTTCACGTTCACGTGCGTGGGGGGCGTGGGGTGAAGGGTCGGCATGCGCGCTGGCGCGGCGAGATGCGCGGGCGAGAAGCGCACGCCGTCGTGGAAGTCCTTCAGGGCGACACGGGTGGGGACCCCGTTTCGGTGAATGAGGATCATGTTCTGGGCGTGCGATTCGAGGCCGATGCCGTGGGCGCAGAGGAAGCGCATGACCGCGGGGACAGAGATCGACAGCAGGCGCCGGGTCCAGGCCTCCACATCACCCATCCAGGGGTCGATGAGAGGACGCCCATCGAGATCGACGTGACAGAGCGCGTTCCACGGCAGCGCGTCTTCCC from Pseudomonadota bacterium includes the following:
- a CDS encoding IucA/IucC family siderophore biosynthesis protein, whose protein sequence is LRDEMRVVVLREMMGASYDRAQPAALGPRTYGTLSCMWRESLHRWLEPGEDALPWNALCHVDLDGRPLIDPWMGDVEAWTRRLLSISVPAVMRFLCAHGIGLESHAQNMILIHRNGVPTRVALKDFHDGVRFSPAHLAAPARMPTLHPTPPTHVNVNRNSFITCDSPRKVADFVLDAFFFINIAELGFFLERHYGLSERRFWAMVEEQARAHGADASPFDLYAPTISVERLTNRRMFPETEVHEHAVSNPLHRIRTEAEALA
- a CDS encoding type III PLP-dependent enzyme, with translation MTPRRVLEAIHERVGETPVCAFLIDLDEIAHRADRIRATLPPGVRMYYAMKANAEHPVLETLARQIDGFEVASGGEIEKARGVSRTLPLIFGGPGKTDVELEAALDAGIERLHVESAHELQRVAALGARRGTRIPVLLRVNLTRIVADGTLHMSGVPTQFGIDEADVPSVTALARTLPAVDVEGFHFHSVSNQMDAAAHCALVAEYLERAHAWARDLEIDLRHVNAGGGIGVRYDGGRQFDWTAFTTGLAPIVKGLPPGFLNFECGRYLVAEHGWYATEVLDLKTNHGRAYAIVRGGTHHFRLPVSWRHSHPFSVTRVETWLRPYPRPAMRDVTLTVCGQLCTPKDVLAFDAPVDEIAVGDVIVFEIAGAYGWAISHHDFLSHPHPEHVYLQGTGPISSNASHRDEHATHNRPRAVVPR